GCTAGTGACGGGATTACGGTTCTTAATCCTAGTATAATAGAATCTTGTCGGGTCACACCAAAAATGATTGAGGAGGTAAAAACTAGAGAATTACAAGAATTGCATCGTCGGGAACAACTCTATCGGGGAAATCGTCCCTATCCAAGCTTAGCAGAAAAAAAAGTGATTATCGTAGATGATGGTATCGCTACAGGTGCAACTATGGAAGCGGCGATTACCTCGGTTAAACATCAACAACCTCAAGAGATAATTATCGCTACCCCTATTATCTGTGATAGAATCTTTTCTCAACTCCAATGCAAAGTAGATAGGATTATTTCTCTACTGAAACTTCAATCTCTTGATTCTATTAGTTATTGGTACGCTAATTTTAATCAAGTAACCGATGCTGAAGTCTGTCATCTACTCTCACAAACTAGCTAAAACCACTCGATCTCTTCCTTCTGCTTTCGCTTGATACATAGCGATATCTGCGGTTTCGATTAATTCAGCTACGGTGTTTCCGTGTTCAGGAAAACAAGCTACCCCGATAGAAACGCTAATACTATATAAAGACTGTTTCCCACGGTTTACTCTGAGAGTTTTAATTTCATCTCGCATTTGTTCAACACGTTTAAGAGTATCTTCTAAACTAGCTCCCAATAATACGACTGTAAATTCTTCACCCCCATAACGACAGGGAATGTCTTCACCACGAATGTTGTGTTTGAGATAATTACCCAACTCCTTGAGTACCGCATCTCCCGCATCATGACCAAAGGTATCATTAAAATACTTGAAATGATCCACATCCAGCATAATTACGCTTAAAAATTGACCAGTACGTTTAACCCGACATAATTCTCTTTCTAAAGATTCGTTTAAATAGCGTCGATTGTATAACCCCGTTAATCCATCCCTGATACTTTCTTCCCGCAGTTTTTCTTTTAATTGTATATTTCCGATTCCTAAAGCAATTTGTCTGCTAGTGGCGATCGCTATTTCTTTTTTCTCTGGTGTTAAATGGGGGAGTTGATCATAATTTAAAGCTAACACCCCGATAATTTCTCCTAAAGCGATGAGAGGGATACATATATATGTTCCTTTAATTGGTTTCGCCCAATACTGACAAGATATTTCTGGTTGTTCATTTTCAATCAAATATACACTACCTTGACGTAAACAGATACAATCATGAGGAGTTAACACCGTTTGTGCATAACAATAGTCTCCCCAAGTGGCGATCGCTGTTAAATTTGTTTTCGATTCATTATAAATAAATACTCCTCCCGAGGTTTCAGGAAACATCTCGGGTAGGATTTTTTGGAGAACTTTTTTAGTTTCAGAAACTTTAAAACAAATCTGTAATAAACTTCCTAAATTAACTAGTAAATTGAGATTATAATTACAGGTTTCTAAACTTTTACACTTATTAGCTATATCCTGACAAGTTGGTTCTTTACTTAATAATTTATAATAATCTTTTTTAGTTTTTTCGAGAGTATAAACCGTTATTCCTAATAATATACC
The DNA window shown above is from Gloeocapsa sp. DLM2.Bin57 and carries:
- a CDS encoding phosphoribosyltransferase is translated as MTAILANRQEAGRLLSLRLANYYQQPDLIVLGLPRGGVPVAAAIASNLSLPLDICVVRKLGVPSHPELAMGAIASDGITVLNPSIIESCRVTPKMIEEVKTRELQELHRREQLYRGNRPYPSLAEKKVIIVDDGIATGATMEAAITSVKHQQPQEIIIATPIICDRIFSQLQCKVDRIISLLKLQSLDSISYWYANFNQVTDAEVCHLLSQTS
- a CDS encoding sensor domain-containing diguanylate cyclase, which translates into the protein MKIKELWEKSLPWFIVSGVTVIILLLSQPWLWSTETIKQLNQYLPWLLSFSCLSFGILLGITVYTLEKTKKDYYKLLSKEPTCQDIANKCKSLETCNYNLNLLVNLGSLLQICFKVSETKKVLQKILPEMFPETSGGVFIYNESKTNLTAIATWGDYCYAQTVLTPHDCICLRQGSVYLIENEQPEISCQYWAKPIKGTYICIPLIALGEIIGVLALNYDQLPHLTPEKKEIAIATSRQIALGIGNIQLKEKLREESIRDGLTGLYNRRYLNESLERELCRVKRTGQFLSVIMLDVDHFKYFNDTFGHDAGDAVLKELGNYLKHNIRGEDIPCRYGGEEFTVVLLGASLEDTLKRVEQMRDEIKTLRVNRGKQSLYSISVSIGVACFPEHGNTVAELIETADIAMYQAKAEGRDRVVLASL